A window from Pseudooceanicola algae encodes these proteins:
- the xdhC gene encoding xanthine dehydrogenase accessory protein XdhC: protein MRRRRPSACWLRSIGCAVFDRDALADALTRAPRVVRVVVASARGSVPRGAGTAMIVGPDFLIGTIGGGTLEHEAMGRARGLVTDLLEKRALGPDLGQCCGGAVSLLYEIYDAARLATLPETVIARPLPGGSDAMPFAVKRVLAGARGAGDLPHPGIIAGWMVESVLRPTRQIWVWGAGHVGRAVVSVLAPLPGFALTWVDTGAERFPASVPAGVTALPAADPVVLAQHAPPQAEHLILTYSHSLDLALCDALLTRGFSACGLIGSASKWVRFQRRLRDLGHAPARIARISCPIGDPSIGKHPQEIAVSVAAEILGRQAHQDAIREREA from the coding sequence ATGCGCCGGCGACGCCCGAGCGCGTGTTGGCTGCGATCAATCGGGTGCGCGGTGTTTGACCGCGATGCCCTGGCCGATGCGCTGACCCGCGCGCCGCGCGTGGTGCGGGTGGTCGTCGCCTCGGCTCGTGGATCGGTGCCACGCGGGGCGGGGACGGCGATGATCGTCGGCCCCGATTTCCTGATCGGCACCATTGGTGGCGGCACGCTGGAACACGAGGCCATGGGGCGGGCGCGTGGCCTTGTCACCGATCTGCTGGAAAAGCGCGCGCTTGGCCCGGACCTTGGCCAGTGCTGTGGCGGGGCGGTGAGCCTGCTGTACGAAATCTACGATGCCGCGCGGCTGGCGACCCTGCCCGAGACGGTGATCGCGCGGCCCCTGCCCGGGGGCAGCGACGCGATGCCCTTTGCGGTCAAGCGGGTGTTGGCGGGCGCACGCGGCGCGGGTGATCTGCCGCACCCCGGGATCATCGCGGGCTGGATGGTCGAATCTGTTCTGCGCCCGACGCGCCAGATCTGGGTCTGGGGCGCGGGCCACGTTGGTCGGGCTGTGGTTTCCGTACTGGCGCCCCTGCCCGGCTTCGCCCTGACCTGGGTTGATACGGGGGCGGAGCGGTTTCCGGCGTCTGTCCCGGCTGGTGTCACCGCCCTGCCCGCCGCCGATCCGGTGGTGCTGGCGCAGCATGCGCCACCGCAGGCAGAGCATCTGATCCTGACCTATAGCCATAGCCTTGACCTTGCGCTGTGCGATGCGCTGCTGACACGCGGCTTTTCGGCCTGCGGGCTGATCGGCTCGGCCAGCAAATGGGTGCGGTTTCAGCGCCGGTTGCGGGACCTCGGCCATGCCCCTGCCCGGATAGCGCGCATTTCCTGCCCGATCGGCGATCCGTCCATCGGCAAACATCCGCAAGAGATTGCCGTAAGCGTCGCGGCAGAGATACTTGGACGACAGGCGCATCAAGACGCCATCAGGGAACGGGAAGCGTGA
- a CDS encoding ABC transporter ATP-binding protein, which yields MTRSLLSIRGLTKAYPGVVANDDVSFEIQPGEVHALLGENGAGKSTLVKMIYGLVKPDQGEMVLGGTVYSPGEPQEARARGVAMVFQHFSLFNALNVAENVALGMAEPPGTRELAERIRTVSEQYGLPLDPWKLVGDLSAGERQRVEIIRCLLQDPKLLIMDEPTSVLTPQEVEILFATLRKLKAEGTSILYISHKLEEIRTLCDEATILRLGRKVATCTPREVTAAQMAELMVGSELHRPERAATTVPGEVRLALNGLSVASPGQFGTALKDVTLTVRAGEVLGLAGVAGNGQDELLAALSGEIIAKPGMVVLDGREIGNKGPGQRRRLGLLTAPEERLGHAAAPDMSLTENALLTGAEREGLMSNGFLNWPKARDFAARIIERFDVRTPGTETAARALSGGNLQKFVIGREVMQRPDVLVVNQPTWGVDAAAAATIRQALLDLAAGGAAVVVISQDLDELMEVSDNFGALNEGRLSEILPAAGLTMEKIGLMMGGAHGMEVAHV from the coding sequence GTGACGCGAAGTCTTCTTTCAATCAGGGGCCTGACCAAGGCCTATCCGGGGGTCGTCGCCAACGACGATGTCTCCTTCGAGATCCAGCCGGGCGAGGTACACGCGTTGCTGGGGGAAAATGGCGCTGGCAAGTCCACGCTGGTCAAGATGATCTATGGGCTGGTGAAACCCGATCAGGGCGAGATGGTCCTGGGCGGCACGGTCTACAGCCCCGGCGAACCGCAGGAAGCGCGGGCGCGGGGCGTGGCCATGGTGTTTCAGCATTTCAGCCTGTTCAACGCGCTGAACGTGGCCGAGAATGTCGCGCTTGGCATGGCCGAACCGCCCGGGACGCGGGAGCTGGCGGAAAGGATCCGCACCGTTTCGGAACAATACGGGCTGCCGCTGGATCCGTGGAAGCTGGTCGGTGATCTGTCAGCCGGAGAACGCCAGCGGGTCGAGATCATCCGCTGCCTTCTGCAGGATCCCAAGCTGCTGATCATGGACGAGCCGACCAGCGTTCTGACCCCGCAGGAAGTCGAGATCCTGTTTGCCACCCTGCGCAAGCTGAAGGCCGAGGGGACCTCGATCCTGTACATCTCGCACAAGCTCGAGGAAATCCGCACGTTGTGTGACGAGGCGACGATCCTGCGGCTGGGCCGCAAGGTGGCGACCTGCACACCGCGCGAAGTGACGGCGGCGCAGATGGCCGAACTGATGGTGGGCTCCGAATTGCACCGCCCCGAACGCGCGGCAACCACGGTGCCCGGTGAGGTACGGCTGGCGCTGAATGGGCTGTCGGTCGCCTCTCCGGGCCAATTCGGCACCGCATTGAAAGATGTTACCCTGACGGTGCGCGCCGGTGAGGTCCTGGGCCTTGCCGGGGTTGCAGGCAACGGGCAGGACGAACTGCTGGCCGCCCTGTCGGGCGAGATCATCGCGAAACCCGGCATGGTCGTGCTGGACGGGCGGGAAATTGGCAACAAGGGGCCGGGGCAGCGCCGCCGTCTGGGATTGCTGACCGCGCCCGAGGAACGGCTGGGACATGCGGCCGCCCCGGACATGAGCCTGACGGAAAATGCCCTGCTGACCGGGGCCGAACGCGAAGGGCTGATGTCCAACGGGTTCCTCAACTGGCCCAAGGCGCGGGATTTCGCGGCGCGGATCATCGAGCGGTTCGATGTGCGCACACCGGGCACCGAAACCGCCGCGCGGGCCCTTTCGGGGGGGAACCTGCAGAAATTCGTCATTGGCCGGGAAGTCATGCAGCGCCCGGACGTCCTGGTGGTGAACCAGCCGACCTGGGGTGTGGATGCCGCCGCAGCGGCGACGATCCGGCAGGCATTGCTGGACCTCGCCGCTGGTGGCGCCGCCGTGGTGGTGATCAGTCAGGATCTGGACGAACTGATGGAGGTCTCGGACAACTTCGGCGCGCTCAACGAGGGCCGTCTGTCCGAGATCCTGCCGGCGGCGGGTCTGACAATGGAGAAGATCGGGCTGATGATGGGCGGGGCCCACGGAATGGAGGTGGCCCATGTCTGA
- a CDS encoding ABC transporter permease: MLRLEKRPQPSRTLSYVTPVLAVLITMVAGGLLFALLGKDPVAAIRTIFWDPLFGEFAFYYRPQLLVKGGPLILIALGLSLGFKAGIWNIGAEGQYIMGAIAGAGVGLAFYPLEAWWLFPLMVIAGALGGWAWAMIPALLKVRFGTNEILVSLMLVYVAENFLASMAIGAMKNPEGFGFPGSRNLQQYPSAHNAEIIAGTGMHWGVAAAFIAAIMAYVLMNRHILGYQIRLTGDAPRAAKFSGVKPARLVLFCLGTAGALAGLAGFFEVAGPAGQITTGFNVGYGFTAIIVAFLGRLHPFGIVLAGLLMALTYIGGEAAQSTMQLPAAAIQVFQGMLLFFLLAVDLLTNFRVRLDKREAA; the protein is encoded by the coding sequence ATGCTGAGGCTGGAGAAGCGGCCGCAGCCGTCGCGCACGCTGAGCTATGTGACACCGGTGCTGGCGGTGCTGATCACCATGGTCGCCGGGGGGCTGCTGTTTGCGCTGCTCGGCAAGGATCCGGTGGCGGCGATCCGCACGATCTTCTGGGATCCGTTGTTCGGGGAGTTTGCCTTTTACTATCGCCCGCAGTTGCTGGTGAAGGGCGGGCCTTTGATCCTGATCGCGCTTGGGCTGAGCCTTGGGTTCAAGGCCGGGATCTGGAACATCGGCGCAGAGGGGCAGTATATCATGGGCGCCATTGCCGGCGCCGGGGTCGGGCTGGCCTTCTACCCGCTGGAAGCGTGGTGGCTGTTCCCGCTGATGGTGATTGCCGGGGCGCTTGGCGGATGGGCCTGGGCGATGATCCCGGCCCTTCTGAAGGTGCGGTTCGGGACCAACGAGATCCTGGTGAGCCTGATGCTGGTCTACGTGGCCGAGAATTTTCTGGCGTCGATGGCGATCGGGGCGATGAAGAACCCCGAGGGCTTCGGGTTTCCGGGGTCGCGCAATCTTCAGCAGTATCCGTCGGCCCATAACGCCGAAATCATCGCCGGGACCGGCATGCACTGGGGGGTGGCTGCGGCCTTCATCGCCGCGATCATGGCCTATGTGCTGATGAACCGGCACATCCTTGGCTACCAGATCCGGCTGACCGGGGACGCGCCACGGGCTGCGAAGTTTTCCGGCGTGAAGCCGGCGAGGCTGGTACTGTTCTGCTTGGGGACCGCCGGGGCGCTGGCCGGGCTCGCGGGGTTCTTCGAGGTTGCGGGGCCGGCGGGCCAGATCACCACCGGGTTCAATGTCGGCTACGGGTTCACGGCAATCATCGTCGCCTTTCTTGGCCGGCTGCATCCCTTCGGGATCGTGCTGGCCGGGCTGCTGATGGCGCTGACCTATATCGGCGGCGAAGCGGCACAAAGCACGATGCAGCTGCCGGCGGCGGCAATCCAGGTTTTCCAGGGCATGTTGCTGTTCTTCCTGCTGGCCGTCGATCTGCTGACCAATTTCCGGGTGCGCCTGGACAAGAGAGAGGCCGCCTGA
- a CDS encoding ABC transporter permease, with the protein MDLGAINPLLLAASLMVAATAVMIAAVGELVVEKAGVLNLGVEGMMITGAICGFAAAATTGSPMIGFAAAAGGGALLALLFALLTQVALANQVASGLALTLFGLGMSSLIGQSYVGVKPPPTPDLDIPLLSDIPVLGPVLFSHDLMVYFGLALVAAVWAFLKYTRGGLILKAVGENHAAAHALGYKVVRIRVLAILFGGACAGLGGAYISLIRVPQWTEGMTGGAGWIALALVVFASWKPWRVLLGAYLFGGVTVLQLNLQAAGLAIPAEYLSMSPYLITILVLVIMSADRSAAPASLGRTFHASQ; encoded by the coding sequence ATGGACCTGGGTGCAATCAATCCGCTGCTGCTGGCGGCCTCGCTGATGGTTGCGGCCACGGCCGTGATGATCGCGGCCGTGGGCGAACTTGTGGTCGAGAAGGCCGGTGTGCTGAACCTTGGCGTCGAGGGCATGATGATCACCGGGGCGATCTGCGGCTTTGCCGCTGCGGCCACCACCGGGTCGCCGATGATCGGCTTTGCCGCGGCGGCCGGGGGCGGCGCGCTGCTGGCGCTGCTGTTCGCGCTGCTGACCCAGGTTGCCCTCGCCAACCAGGTTGCCAGCGGGCTGGCGCTGACCCTGTTCGGGCTGGGCATGTCGTCGCTGATCGGGCAGAGCTATGTCGGGGTCAAACCTCCGCCGACGCCCGATCTTGACATCCCGCTGCTGTCGGACATCCCGGTTCTGGGACCCGTGCTGTTCAGCCATGACCTGATGGTCTATTTCGGGCTGGCGCTGGTTGCGGCCGTCTGGGCATTCCTGAAGTACACGCGCGGCGGGCTGATCCTGAAAGCCGTGGGCGAGAACCACGCCGCGGCCCATGCGCTTGGCTACAAGGTAGTGCGGATCCGGGTGCTGGCGATCCTGTTCGGCGGCGCCTGCGCCGGTCTGGGCGGCGCTTACATCAGCCTGATCCGCGTGCCGCAATGGACCGAGGGCATGACCGGCGGCGCCGGCTGGATCGCCCTTGCACTGGTCGTCTTCGCCAGCTGGAAACCCTGGCGGGTCCTGCTGGGCGCCTACCTGTTCGGCGGCGTCACCGTGCTGCAGCTGAACCTGCAGGCTGCAGGACTTGCGATTCCCGCAGAATACCTTTCCATGTCACCATACCTGATCACCATCCTCGTGCTGGTCATCATGTCGGCAGACCGCAGCGCAGCCCCGGCTTCGCTCGGGCGCACTTTCCACGCCTCGCAATGA
- a CDS encoding BMP family ABC transporter substrate-binding protein, producing MLIKKRTFLTGAATALGMTALASGAAFAQDDKTKVGFIYVGPINDGGWSQHHHESALKMIEEIGADKVEMVYQENVPEGPDSERAMTQMALNGADIIFSTSFGYMDPTLNVATKFPDVKFEHATGYKTAPNMSAYSARFYEGRAVQGTIAGSMTKSNTIGYIASVPIPEVVRGINSSYIHAKKVNPDVEFKIIWLYTWMDPAKEADAARTLIEQGADVILQHTDSTAPLAAAQAAGDVIGFGQAGDMAEYAPSPRVSSIIDNWAPYYTARVQAVMDGTWETHSVWEGINTGMVGIGEISDVVPEDVKAAALEMKDAISAGEYHPFTGPLNKQDGTPWLAEGEVADDGTLAGMSFYVEGLEGDIPQ from the coding sequence ATGCTTATCAAGAAAAGAACCTTCCTGACCGGGGCGGCAACCGCGCTCGGGATGACGGCACTGGCCAGCGGCGCGGCCTTTGCGCAGGACGACAAGACGAAGGTCGGCTTCATCTACGTCGGCCCGATCAACGACGGCGGCTGGTCCCAGCACCACCACGAAAGCGCGCTGAAGATGATCGAGGAGATCGGCGCCGACAAGGTCGAGATGGTCTACCAGGAAAACGTGCCCGAGGGCCCGGATTCCGAACGGGCCATGACCCAGATGGCGCTGAACGGGGCGGATATCATCTTTTCCACCTCCTTCGGCTACATGGACCCGACGCTGAACGTCGCGACCAAGTTCCCGGACGTGAAGTTCGAGCACGCCACCGGTTACAAGACCGCGCCGAACATGTCCGCCTATTCCGCCCGCTTCTATGAAGGGCGCGCCGTCCAGGGCACCATCGCGGGCAGCATGACCAAGAGCAACACTATCGGCTACATCGCCTCGGTGCCGATTCCCGAAGTCGTGCGCGGCATCAACTCGTCCTACATCCACGCCAAGAAGGTGAACCCGGATGTCGAGTTCAAGATCATCTGGCTCTACACCTGGATGGACCCGGCGAAAGAGGCGGACGCCGCCCGGACCCTGATCGAACAGGGCGCAGACGTGATCCTGCAGCACACCGATTCCACCGCCCCCCTGGCTGCGGCACAGGCGGCTGGCGACGTTATCGGCTTCGGCCAGGCGGGCGACATGGCGGAATACGCCCCCTCGCCCCGGGTCTCTTCCATCATCGACAACTGGGCGCCCTACTACACCGCGCGCGTGCAGGCGGTCATGGACGGCACCTGGGAAACCCATTCGGTCTGGGAAGGCATCAACACCGGCATGGTCGGCATCGGCGAGATCTCCGACGTGGTGCCCGAGGACGTGAAAGCCGCCGCGCTGGAGATGAAGGACGCGATCTCGGCCGGGGAATACCATCCCTTCACCGGTCCGCTGAACAAACAGGACGGCACGCCCTGGCTGGCCGAAGGCGAAGTGGCGGATGACGGCACCCTCGCCGGCATGAGCTTCTACGTTGAAGGCCTGGAAGGCGACATCCCGCAATAA
- a CDS encoding GcvT family protein codes for MKTHVKALVVGGGAVGTSIAYHLAKAGWQDVMLLERDELTSGSTWHAAGLLPLFNMSYATTHIHKYSVDFYKTLEAETGLNAGFSVVGNLRMAQTTSRMDEYRLYASTAETAGVPYEWMTPAQIRERWPLVNVEGLQGAIFHPTDGYINPADVTMAMAKGARQRGVVIERKWQVDSYTWTGSEWQVGVTKMVEKGGNLVPSEETAVITAEHVVTATGNHAQRTAKLLGIKTPAIPVEHQFIVTEPDPALVAYRQQGGAEHPVLRDADAKWYVREERGGWILGPYERNAPARFAYGVPDSFRADLFPLDLDRIEEEYMSMIHRLPSSETVGLKDDFNGPICYTPDGNPLVGPAPGLRNMWLAEGFSFGITAAGGTGYYLAQMMVDGEAEIDMASLDPKRYGNWMTTEYAVAKNEEAYEHVFILHHPDEERPAARPLRTSPAYDRQKAAGAQFGHVNGWERPNYYAPEGFDDHAARSFRRGGWWQYAVEEAKAIREGVGLVDATAFTKHTVKGNGATEFLDWFTCNKLPKVGRINLTYALTSAGTTRTEYTIVRNAEDSYYLVSAGAWTAYDQDYLLKSAEDFMAKTGKLVIVQDVTTQWGVFAIAGPKSRDLLKTLIRDADPETALSNKRFPWLSARQIELGMVPVNAIRVAYTGELGWELHHPMEMQNHLWDALMKAGEPLGLKLVGARAQNWLRQEKSYRAFGNELGRDATPAEADLPRFIDLSKDFHGKAAMEALGVRSKCVTLLIDGPDDADPWGREALYDGATKVGRLTSGGYSVAFGKSIGMGYVAPALAVPGTKLKVKMFNELWDAEITEDSPYDPKNTTIRLDA; via the coding sequence ATCAAAACCCACGTCAAGGCCCTGGTTGTCGGCGGCGGTGCCGTCGGGACCTCGATCGCCTATCATCTTGCAAAGGCGGGTTGGCAGGATGTCATGCTGCTGGAACGGGACGAGCTGACCAGCGGATCGACCTGGCATGCGGCCGGACTGTTGCCGCTGTTCAACATGAGCTACGCGACCACCCATATCCACAAGTACTCGGTCGATTTCTACAAGACGCTCGAGGCGGAAACGGGGCTGAACGCGGGCTTTTCCGTGGTCGGGAACCTGCGCATGGCCCAGACCACGTCGCGGATGGACGAATACAGGCTATATGCCAGCACTGCCGAAACTGCTGGTGTGCCCTATGAATGGATGACCCCGGCGCAGATCAGGGAGCGCTGGCCGCTGGTCAATGTCGAGGGGCTGCAGGGCGCGATCTTCCACCCGACCGATGGCTATATCAACCCTGCCGATGTCACCATGGCCATGGCCAAGGGCGCGCGTCAGCGCGGTGTGGTGATCGAACGCAAATGGCAGGTCGACAGCTACACATGGACCGGGTCGGAATGGCAGGTCGGCGTCACGAAGATGGTCGAGAAGGGCGGCAACCTGGTGCCCTCCGAGGAAACCGCCGTCATCACTGCCGAGCACGTCGTCACTGCCACCGGCAACCATGCGCAGCGCACCGCAAAGCTGCTGGGGATCAAGACCCCGGCGATCCCGGTCGAACACCAGTTCATTGTCACTGAACCCGACCCCGCGCTGGTCGCCTACCGCCAGCAGGGCGGGGCAGAGCACCCGGTTCTGCGCGATGCCGATGCGAAATGGTACGTGCGCGAGGAACGCGGCGGCTGGATCCTTGGCCCCTATGAACGCAACGCCCCGGCGCGCTTTGCCTATGGTGTGCCCGACAGTTTCCGCGCCGACCTCTTCCCGCTCGATCTGGACCGGATCGAAGAGGAATACATGTCGATGATCCACCGTCTGCCCAGTTCCGAAACCGTGGGCCTGAAGGACGATTTCAACGGTCCGATCTGCTACACGCCGGATGGCAACCCGCTGGTCGGCCCCGCGCCGGGCCTGCGCAACATGTGGCTGGCCGAAGGGTTCTCGTTCGGGATCACGGCGGCGGGCGGCACGGGCTATTACCTGGCGCAGATGATGGTGGACGGCGAAGCCGAGATCGACATGGCCAGCCTTGACCCCAAGCGCTACGGCAACTGGATGACCACGGAGTACGCCGTGGCCAAGAACGAAGAAGCCTACGAGCATGTCTTCATCCTGCACCACCCGGACGAGGAACGCCCGGCGGCCCGCCCCCTGCGCACCTCGCCGGCCTATGATCGCCAGAAGGCGGCCGGGGCGCAGTTCGGCCACGTCAACGGCTGGGAACGCCCGAACTACTATGCGCCCGAAGGCTTCGACGACCACGCCGCGCGCAGTTTCCGCCGCGGCGGCTGGTGGCAATATGCGGTGGAGGAAGCCAAGGCGATCCGCGAAGGCGTCGGGCTGGTGGATGCCACGGCCTTCACCAAGCACACGGTCAAGGGCAACGGCGCGACCGAATTCCTGGACTGGTTCACCTGCAACAAGCTGCCCAAGGTGGGCCGCATCAACTTGACCTATGCGCTGACCAGCGCCGGCACCACGCGCACGGAATACACCATCGTGCGCAACGCCGAAGACAGCTATTACCTTGTTTCCGCCGGGGCCTGGACCGCCTATGACCAGGATTACCTGCTGAAGTCGGCGGAGGATTTCATGGCGAAGACCGGCAAGCTGGTCATCGTGCAGGATGTCACCACCCAATGGGGCGTCTTCGCCATCGCCGGGCCGAAATCCCGCGACCTGCTGAAGACCCTTATCCGGGATGCGGACCCGGAAACGGCCCTGTCGAACAAGCGCTTCCCCTGGCTGTCGGCCCGCCAGATCGAACTGGGCATGGTGCCCGTCAACGCCATCCGCGTGGCCTACACAGGCGAACTGGGCTGGGAACTGCACCACCCGATGGAAATGCAGAACCATCTATGGGATGCGCTGATGAAGGCCGGTGAGCCGCTGGGCCTGAAGCTGGTCGGCGCCCGCGCTCAGAACTGGCTGCGTCAGGAGAAATCCTACCGCGCCTTCGGCAACGAGCTTGGCCGCGACGCGACACCGGCCGAAGCTGACCTGCCGCGCTTCATCGACCTGTCCAAGGATTTCCACGGCAAGGCGGCGATGGAAGCGCTGGGCGTGCGGTCGAAATGCGTCACCCTGCTGATCGACGGCCCCGACGACGCCGATCCCTGGGGCCGCGAGGCGCTTTACGACGGTGCGACCAAGGTCGGGCGCCTGACTTCGGGCGGCTATTCGGTGGCCTTCGGGAAAAGTATCGGCATGGGCTATGTCGCGCCTGCGCTTGCGGTGCCGGGGACGAAGCTGAAGGTGAAGATGTTCAATGAGCTTTGGGATGCGGAGATCACCGAAGACAGCCCTTATGATCCGAAGAACACCACCATCCGCCTGGACGCCTGA
- a CDS encoding electron transfer flavoprotein subunit beta/FixA family protein, with protein sequence MKVLVPVKRVIDYNVKVRVKADGTGVDLANVKMSMNPFDEIAVEEAIRLKEAGKADEVIAVSIGVKQAQETLRTALAMGADRAILIVAADDVHQDIEPLSVAKILKGVIEAEEPGLVIAGKQAIDNDMNATGQMLAALTGWAQATFANKLDIDGDSAVVTREVDGGLQTIKVKLPAIVTADLRLNEPRYASLPNIMKAKKKPLDEKTPADYGVDVTPRLQVVKTSEPETRQAGEMVGSVDELVAKLKEKGIV encoded by the coding sequence ATGAAGGTACTTGTACCTGTCAAGCGCGTGATCGATTACAACGTGAAAGTCCGCGTCAAGGCGGATGGAACGGGCGTCGATCTTGCCAATGTGAAAATGTCGATGAACCCGTTTGACGAGATAGCCGTCGAAGAGGCCATCCGTCTGAAAGAAGCCGGCAAGGCCGATGAGGTCATCGCGGTTTCCATCGGTGTGAAACAGGCGCAGGAAACCCTGCGCACGGCCCTGGCCATGGGTGCGGATCGCGCGATCCTGATCGTGGCCGCCGACGATGTGCATCAGGATATCGAGCCGCTCTCCGTGGCCAAGATCCTGAAAGGCGTCATCGAAGCCGAAGAGCCGGGCCTGGTGATTGCCGGGAAACAGGCGATCGACAACGACATGAATGCCACCGGCCAGATGCTGGCCGCGCTGACCGGCTGGGCCCAGGCGACCTTTGCCAACAAGCTGGACATCGATGGCGACAGCGCCGTCGTGACCCGCGAAGTGGACGGCGGCCTGCAGACCATCAAGGTCAAGCTGCCCGCCATCGTGACGGCCGACCTGCGCCTGAACGAACCGCGCTATGCCAGCCTGCCCAACATCATGAAGGCCAAGAAGAAGCCACTGGATGAAAAGACGCCCGCCGACTATGGCGTGGACGTCACGCCGCGGCTTCAGGTGGTCAAGACCTCTGAACCCGAAACCCGCCAGGCCGGCGAGATGGTTGGGTCGGTCGATGAACTGGTGGCGAAACTCAAAGAGAAGGGGATCGTCTGA
- a CDS encoding electron transfer flavoprotein subunit alpha/FixB family protein, with protein sequence MAVLLLAEINDGVLAMDATAKTVTAAQKLGEVTLLCAGAKVADAAAEAAGIAGVAKVLVAEDALYGHRLAEPVSSLLAKLGADYDHIVAPATTDAKNILPRVAALLDVMILSDVTGVVDGDTFERPIYAGNAIQTVKSLDPKKVITFRTSTFDAAGTGGSAPVESVESAEDPALSEWVEDKVATSDRPELTSAGVVVSGGRGVGSQEDFALIEKLADKLGAAVGASRAAVDSGFAPNDWQVGQTGKVVAPELYVAVGISGAIQHLAGMKDSKVIVAINKDEEAPIFQVADFGLVADLFEAVPELIEKL encoded by the coding sequence ATGGCCGTTCTTCTGCTTGCTGAAATCAACGATGGCGTCCTGGCGATGGATGCCACTGCCAAGACCGTCACCGCAGCCCAGAAGCTGGGCGAAGTGACGCTGCTTTGTGCCGGTGCCAAGGTGGCGGATGCCGCAGCCGAAGCTGCGGGCATTGCCGGTGTCGCCAAGGTGCTGGTGGCCGAGGATGCGCTGTACGGTCACCGTCTGGCCGAACCCGTGTCGTCGCTGCTGGCCAAGCTGGGCGCGGACTACGATCACATCGTGGCACCGGCGACCACCGACGCCAAGAACATCCTGCCGCGCGTCGCCGCGCTGCTGGACGTGATGATCCTGAGCGACGTGACCGGGGTCGTCGATGGCGATACCTTCGAACGCCCGATCTATGCCGGCAACGCGATACAGACGGTCAAGTCGCTGGATCCCAAGAAGGTGATCACCTTCCGGACCTCGACCTTCGACGCGGCCGGCACCGGTGGCTCCGCCCCGGTTGAAAGCGTGGAAAGCGCCGAAGATCCCGCACTGTCGGAATGGGTCGAGGACAAGGTTGCGACCAGCGACCGCCCCGAGCTGACCAGCGCCGGTGTTGTCGTTTCGGGTGGCCGTGGCGTCGGATCCCAGGAAGATTTCGCGCTGATCGAGAAGCTGGCCGACAAGCTGGGGGCCGCTGTCGGTGCCTCGCGTGCGGCGGTGGATTCGGGCTTTGCGCCGAACGACTGGCAGGTGGGCCAGACCGGCAAGGTCGTGGCGCCCGAGCTCTACGTGGCCGTCGGCATCTCCGGTGCGATCCAGCACCTTGCAGGGATGAAGGACAGCAAGGTCATCGTGGCGATCAACAAGGACGAAGAGGCGCCGATTTTCCAGGTGGCCGATTTCGGCCTGGTCGCTGACCTGTTCGAAGCCGTGCCTGAGCTTATCGAGAAGCTTTGA
- a CDS encoding DUF6473 family protein, which translates to MSRSPFGLRQHVGGCIIAIEQPGHGGLAYFPCRYGASRQMFRGPARALKGDYLACLGGDETYGRYIARPFPGMLEEDFGLPVVNLGIANAGPDVFLSDPALLEIVNCARAVVLRMPGALNMSNRYYSVHPMRNDRFLNATGLLQGLFPNFDFTGFHHVGQMLTTLCACDADAFASLRRELQETWVLKMEMLLDRIAPPVLGFWFAAQAPRKQSAALPEPRPDLLPSLSAALVTEAMLTRISTLTKGFAYTIPSSALLERGTQGMFFAPDEAATAARHFPPAAHELAAEMLIDPLTAILSDKRTRRAR; encoded by the coding sequence ATTTCTCGGTCACCCTTTGGCCTCAGACAGCATGTCGGGGGGTGCATCATCGCGATCGAACAGCCGGGCCATGGCGGGCTTGCTTACTTTCCCTGTCGCTACGGGGCATCGCGACAGATGTTTCGCGGTCCGGCGCGGGCGCTCAAGGGCGATTACCTGGCCTGCCTTGGCGGAGACGAGACATATGGCCGCTACATCGCGCGGCCCTTCCCGGGGATGCTGGAAGAAGACTTCGGTCTGCCTGTGGTGAACCTCGGCATCGCCAATGCCGGCCCGGATGTCTTCCTGTCGGATCCGGCGTTGCTGGAAATCGTCAATTGCGCGCGGGCGGTGGTGCTGCGCATGCCCGGGGCGCTGAATATGTCAAACAGGTACTATTCGGTCCATCCTATGCGCAATGACCGCTTTCTGAATGCGACCGGCCTGTTGCAGGGCCTGTTCCCGAACTTCGACTTCACCGGCTTCCACCATGTCGGGCAGATGCTGACCACCTTGTGCGCCTGCGACGCCGACGCCTTTGCCAGCCTGCGCCGAGAATTGCAGGAGACATGGGTGCTCAAGATGGAAATGCTCCTCGACCGGATAGCCCCACCGGTCCTCGGCTTCTGGTTCGCCGCGCAGGCCCCTCGGAAACAATCGGCGGCGTTGCCAGAACCCCGGCCTGATCTCCTTCCCAGCCTGTCAGCCGCACTTGTCACCGAAGCCATGCTGACCCGGATTTCCACCCTGACCAAAGGCTTCGCCTATACGATCCCCAGTTCCGCGCTCCTTGAACGTGGCACCCAGGGCATGTTCTTCGCCCCGGACGAAGCCGCCACGGCGGCCCGCCACTTTCCCCCCGCAGCACACGAACTGGCGGCCGAAATGCTGATCGACCCCCTGACTGCGATCCTGTCCGACAAACGCACGCGCCGTGCCCGCTAG